In Cicer arietinum cultivar CDC Frontier isolate Library 1 chromosome 1, Cicar.CDCFrontier_v2.0, whole genome shotgun sequence, one DNA window encodes the following:
- the LOC101502271 gene encoding histidinol dehydrogenase, chloroplastic has protein sequence MNSALTVNRCFIHPTHKPFSLTITSRTLTRTRCSIITNNNTMKTYHLSNLTQTQLLSLKTRPRIDFSSIFTVVNPIVDDVHNRGDSAVIEYTSKFDKVELNKIVEVVSELPDPVLDPTIKEAFDVAYSNIYAFHAAQKSPEKSVENMKGVQCKRVARSINSVGLYVPGGTAVLPSTALMLSVPAQIAGCKTIVLANPPTRDGTTCKEVLYCAKKAGVTHILKAGGAQAISAMAWGTETCPKVEKIFGPGNQYVTAAKMILQNSEAMVSIDMPAGPSEVLVIADKHAIPSHVAADLLSQAEHGPDSQVVLVIAGDGVDLNAIQEELSKQCQSLPRGEFASKALSHSFIVYARDMLEAISFSNLYAPEHLIINVKEAEKWESFIENAGSVFLGPWTPESVGDYASGTNHVLPTYGYARMYSGVSLDSFLKYITVQSLTEEGLRKLGPYVETMAEVEGLEAHKRAVTLRLQDIEARQVSR, from the exons ATGAATTCTGCACTTACTGTTAACCGCTGCTTCATTCATCCAACCCACAAACCCTTCTCTCTTACAATCACTTCCCGCACACTCACACGCACTCGCTGCTCCATCATCACCAATAACAACACCATGAAAACCTATCACTTATCTAACCTCACTCAAACCCAACTTCTCTCCCTCAAAACTCGCCCTCGAATCGATTTCTCTTCCATTTTCACCGTT GTCAACCCCATTGTTGATGATGTTCATAATAGAGGAGATTCTGCTGTTATAGA aTATACTTCAAAGTTTGATAAAGTTGAATTGAATAAGATTGTTGAAGTTGTCTCTGAGCTGCCAGACCCTGTG CTTGATCCAACTATTAAGGAAGCTTTTGATGTCGCCTACAGCAATATTTATGCATTTCATGCTGCTCAGAAGTCACCTGAGAAAAGTGTTGAGAATATGAAA gGAGTCCAATGCAAGAGAGTTGCAAGAAGTATTAATTCCGTGGGTCTTTATGTTCCAGGGGGAACTGCTGTATTGCCTTCAACGGCTTTGATGCTTTCAGTT CCTGCACAAATTGCAGGATGTAAAACTATTGTTCTTGCAAACCCTCCTACTCGGGACGGCACAACATGCAAG GAAGTATTGTATTGTGCGAAGAAGGCTGGGGTTACTCACATTCTCAAAGCTGGAGGAGCACAG GCCATATCTGCTATGGCTTGGGGAACAGAAACTTGTCCTAAG GTTGAGAAGATTTTTGGCCCTGGAAATCAATACGTTACAGCTGCAAAAATGATACTTCAA AATAGTGAAGCTATGGTTTCAATTGACATGCCAGCTGGTCCATCTGAAGTTTTAGTCATTGCAGACAAACATGCAATTCCGTCTCACGTAGCTGCTGATTTGCTTTCACAG GCCGAGCATGGCCCTGATAGTCAGGTTGTTCTTGTGATTGCTGGAGATGGTGTGGATCTGAATGCAATTCAAGAGGAACTCAGCAAGCAGTGCCAGAGTCTTCCAAGAGGCGAATTTGCCTCGAAAGCATTAAGCCACAGTTTTATTGTGTATGCACGTGATATGCTTGAG GCTATCAGTTTCTCGAACTTGTATGCACCCGAACATTTAATTATCAACGTAAAAGAAGCAGAGAAGTGGGAGAGTTTTATTGAGAATGCAG GTTCTGTGTTTTTAGGGCCGTGGACACCCGAGAGTGTCGGTGATTATGCAAGTGGAACAAACCATGTCCTTCCTACCTATGGATATGCAAGAATGTATAGTGGTGTGTCATTGGACTCTTTCCTCAAGTACATaactgtgcagtctctcacagaggAAGGTCTAAGAAAACTTGGACCATATGTTGAAACCATGGCTGAAGTTGAAGGACTTGAAGCACACAAGAGAGCAGTTACCTTAAGACTTCAGGACATAGAAGCCAGACAGGTTTCAAGATGA
- the LOC101502903 gene encoding accelerated cell death 11-like: MASNNEQHGQQRNVFKAGCGLLTCFSATARKEQQQMTHDHVDNNTEEIIRRRSRAAVDEKPLCKIADAFKELANVVISENVIEVAAFSRACSFVAPLFGSVGFHFQFIEMDYVTKVNDIAEASKSFKTLQSMVDQDVQTNSVRNQGSHSRNLLKIKRGLDFLKVLFEQVLLTEGNSIREAISKAYTQIFNSYHGWALRKAVSVRLHYIPTKQQLYRNLRTDESEARVLMQTYISASLHLLQYIEKIFLERELGIDW, from the exons ATGGCAAGTAATAATGAACAACATGGACAACAGAGAAATGTGTTCAAAGCAGGTTGTGGTTTGCTGACGTGCTTTTCTGCCACTGCCAGAAAAGAACAGCAACAAATGACACATGATCATGTCGACAACAACACGGAGGAGATCATAAGAAGAAGAAGCAGGGCGGCTGTCGATGAAAAGCCTCTATGCAAAATTGCAGATGCATTTAAAGAGCTTGCAAATGTTGTCATCTCTGAGAATGTAATCGAGGTTGCTGCTTTTTCCCGCGCATGTTCTTTTGTAGCTCCCCTTTTTGGTAGTGTTGGCTTTCACTTTCAGTTCATAGAGATGGATTACGTCACCAAG GTTAATGACATAGCAGAGGCATCAAAGTCTTTCAAGACATTACAATCTATGGTTGATCAAGATGTACAAACTAATTCTGTGAGAAATCAAGGGAGCCATTCCAgaaatcttttgaaaataaaacgTGGACTTGACTTTCTCAAGGTGCTCTTTGAACAAGTTCTACTCACAGA GGGAAATTCTATAAGGGAAGCAATTTCGAAGGCTTACAcacaaatatttaattcatatcaTGGTTGGGCTCTCAGAAAGGCCGTTTCTGTAAGGTTACATTACATCCCTACAAAGCAGCAGCTATATAGAAATCTCAGGACAGATG AATCTGAAGCAAGGGTCCTAATGCAAACTTATATATCGGCATCCCTGCATCTACTCCAATACATTGAAAAGATTTTTCTTGAAAGAGAATTGGGTATAGATTGGTGA